In Spirochaetota bacterium, one DNA window encodes the following:
- a CDS encoding MBL fold metallo-hydrolase, whose product MREVAAGIFMITERGAFGALKPPVNIYVLPGPDGIIFDAGYGDPGSVRHFVREFRKLESMYAGGSGFRITRIIPSHVHPDHFSGLRALRASLGVPVALTAKMASIVSSGERYRASYQRGDSIFGDVANSPLRQLLYRAAAPLVHRYYVKLFGINFLPDPDLIIAERGPLIINSEEWCIFPSPGHADDHISLYHEGRGVLFSGDNVLRGVTSWLGPPKSHLMDYIASLEEMLALPRLELILSAHGSPVTDPRGRIRELIAWRRKRIEDVWAALRSYGGKGATVRQLLRTLYPGGGGVKRMMAEGWVVLTLRHLVNAGRAESDEGSPTRFFAGRA is encoded by the coding sequence ATGCGCGAGGTGGCTGCGGGAATATTCATGATCACGGAGAGGGGGGCGTTTGGCGCATTGAAGCCTCCGGTGAATATCTACGTGCTGCCGGGCCCGGACGGCATTATATTCGACGCGGGTTACGGTGACCCGGGATCGGTGCGCCACTTTGTCCGGGAGTTCCGGAAACTGGAATCGATGTACGCGGGCGGCAGTGGGTTCCGCATAACGCGCATCATTCCAAGCCATGTCCATCCGGACCATTTCTCCGGATTGCGCGCGCTCCGCGCCTCGCTCGGCGTTCCCGTTGCGCTCACGGCGAAGATGGCGTCTATCGTCTCGTCGGGGGAGCGCTACCGCGCATCGTACCAGCGCGGGGACTCGATCTTCGGGGACGTGGCCAACTCGCCGCTCAGGCAGCTACTCTATCGCGCGGCCGCCCCGCTGGTTCACCGGTACTACGTGAAGCTCTTCGGAATAAATTTCCTGCCGGACCCTGACCTGATCATCGCGGAACGGGGCCCCCTCATAATAAACAGCGAGGAGTGGTGCATCTTCCCCTCGCCCGGCCACGCGGACGACCATATATCGCTCTACCACGAGGGCAGGGGCGTGCTTTTTTCCGGGGACAACGTGCTCCGCGGCGTAACCTCATGGCTTGGTCCCCCGAAGTCCCATCTCATGGACTACATTGCCTCGCTCGAAGAGATGCTCGCACTGCCGCGCCTGGAGCTCATCCTGAGCGCGCATGGAAGCCCGGTGACGGACCCGCGCGGCCGTATCAGGGAGCTCATCGCCTGGAGGCGGAAGCGCATCGAGGACGTGTGGGCGGCACTCCGCTCGTACGGTGGAAAGGGCGCCACGGTAAGGCAGCTTCTTCGCACGCTCTATCCGGGCGGGGGCGGGGTAAAACGCATGATGGCGGAGGGCTGGGTAGTGCTCACACTCAGGCACCTGGTGAACGCCGGCCGGGCGGAATCCGACGAAGGAAGCCCGACACGGTTTTTCGCGGGGCGCGCCTGA
- a CDS encoding cation transporter produces MASQHNDGGAKTRVALASVFAAVFLTGSKVAVGVLTGSLGILSEALHSGLDLVAAVITYFSVRVSDIPADDDHHYGHGKVENLSAFIETLLLLVTCAWIIYEAAHRLITGRVMIEVTPWSYIVVAVSVIVDFTRSRALMKAARTHNSQALEADALHFSTDIWSSGVVFLGLVCANFGWFFADAVAAFLVALIVLFVSYRLGRRSVEVLLDKAPGDIVPSVSRIAAATPGILRYHDVRARNAGADVFIDLCIHVAPHCTIAEAHGIAEELERRITAAIPRCTVHIHEEPEDA; encoded by the coding sequence ATGGCCTCACAGCATAACGATGGCGGGGCAAAGACCCGGGTCGCGCTCGCCTCGGTCTTTGCCGCGGTCTTCCTCACGGGATCCAAGGTGGCGGTGGGCGTGCTTACCGGGAGCCTTGGCATACTCTCGGAGGCCCTTCACTCCGGGCTCGATCTCGTCGCCGCGGTAATCACGTACTTCTCCGTAAGGGTATCGGACATCCCGGCGGACGATGATCATCATTACGGACACGGCAAGGTTGAAAATCTGTCAGCGTTTATCGAAACGCTCCTTCTGCTCGTGACCTGCGCATGGATAATATACGAAGCAGCGCACCGTCTCATTACGGGAAGGGTGATGATCGAGGTTACCCCGTGGAGTTATATCGTCGTTGCGGTTTCCGTCATCGTCGATTTCACGCGATCGCGCGCCCTCATGAAGGCGGCCCGTACGCACAACAGCCAGGCGCTCGAGGCCGATGCGCTTCATTTTTCGACCGATATCTGGAGCTCGGGCGTCGTCTTCCTGGGGCTCGTGTGCGCCAACTTTGGCTGGTTTTTCGCCGACGCGGTCGCGGCGTTTCTCGTGGCGCTCATCGTCCTTTTCGTCTCCTACAGGCTCGGGAGGCGCTCGGTAGAGGTCCTGCTCGACAAGGCGCCGGGCGATATCGTGCCCAGCGTGAGCCGCATCGCCGCGGCGACGCCCGGAATCCTCCGGTACCACGACGTGAGGGCGAGGAACGCGGGGGCGGACGTATTCATCGACCTCTGCATCCACGTGGCGCCCCACTGCACCATCGCGGAAGCTCACGGAATCGCGGAGGAGCTCGAGCGGCGCATCACGGCCGCGATCCCGCGGTGCACGGTGCACATCCACGAGGAGCCCGAGGACGCATAA
- a CDS encoding acyltransferase, protein MRIAEEKRVVNPVPGGRESIFTTIGYHIHGAISVLLLAANTAFCFGPLMTAALLKLAVPIDGWRKLCGKVINGIAKGWISVNNLNINLTKGIRWDVRGMDDLSMKQWYLVIANHQTWSDIVVLQKVFNRKIPFLKFFLKKELIWVPLLGVAWWALDFPFMKRYSAAFLKKFPHLRGKDIEITRKACRKFEKIPVSVMNFVEGTRFTAKKHIGQKSPFKHLLRPKAGGVGFVLTTMGEQLRSILNVTIVYPGGDTRFWSFLSGRVREVRVLVEKIPITAELLGDYIEDKEYQARFQEWLNTVWIRKDALLET, encoded by the coding sequence ATGAGAATTGCTGAAGAAAAACGCGTCGTAAACCCCGTCCCCGGGGGGAGGGAGTCGATATTTACCACGATCGGGTACCACATTCACGGGGCGATATCGGTCCTGCTCCTCGCGGCGAACACGGCATTCTGTTTCGGACCCCTCATGACTGCGGCCCTGCTGAAGCTTGCCGTTCCGATAGACGGCTGGAGAAAACTTTGCGGGAAGGTCATAAACGGCATAGCCAAGGGCTGGATATCGGTGAATAACCTGAATATCAACCTTACCAAGGGGATTCGGTGGGATGTGCGGGGGATGGACGACCTCTCGATGAAACAATGGTACCTCGTCATCGCCAACCACCAGACCTGGAGCGACATCGTCGTGCTGCAGAAGGTGTTCAACCGCAAGATACCGTTTCTGAAATTCTTTCTGAAAAAAGAGCTTATATGGGTGCCGCTCCTGGGCGTGGCATGGTGGGCGCTCGATTTTCCCTTCATGAAGCGCTACTCCGCGGCATTTTTAAAGAAATTCCCCCACCTGCGCGGCAAGGACATCGAAATCACCCGCAAGGCGTGCAGGAAGTTCGAAAAGATACCCGTTTCCGTGATGAATTTTGTCGAGGGAACCCGCTTTACCGCGAAGAAGCATATCGGCCAGAAATCGCCCTTCAAGCACCTCCTCCGGCCGAAGGCCGGGGGCGTGGGATTCGTGCTCACCACGATGGGGGAACAGTTGCGCAGCATCCTCAACGTGACCATAGTGTACCCCGGCGGCGACACCAGGTTCTGGAGCTTTCTCTCGGGCAGGGTGAGGGAGGTGCGCGTCCTGGTGGAAAAGATACCCATCACCGCCGAACTGCTCGGCGATTACATCGAGGACAAGGAATACCAGGCGCGATTCCAGGAATGGCTGAATACCGTCTGGATCCGGAAGGATGCGCTGCTGGAGACCTAG
- a CDS encoding GAF domain-containing protein yields the protein MTNLTNRIINERYLVEDLIGEGGMSVVYRARAVDNPGRLYAIKIVRDADCSHRIEDVIRFHAEARLVARVSHPGIVKVVEVGEISLDGVTGVPYIVMEYIDGENLHALIKEGARFSVDETLHIVSHLCEALAHVHELGVVHRDLSPGNVMLAADGAGGRRAMLIDFGLAHVREFSESGREAVIGTFSYMSPEQSGMMRRGVDERSDLYSLGVLMYRLLAGMLPFSANDVSSLIHLHIAQPPEPPSRRAPGIPMVVERIVLKLLEKEPENRYQSARGLQRDVLRALSGDRDFIPGSDDRLERLNFRTNLVGREAELARLKTRWNDLLRGRGSICLIGGEAGRGKTRLAEELRALVIAGGGTFAEGKCFASENKNPYGPIIDAENVFFNKFARMSPAEKDAVSERVRARCGDLMGLALRLNPLAREITGDTPSPVELDPERENRRFLMVNAGFILALAGTNAPLVIFLDDLQWSDEGSFSLLDEIASSIAHAPVMIVGAFRDNETGDDHGVQRLIRSARDSGRPLELMSLPPFDRESVAAFIAGLLYEERDQVGQIADIVYNKSMGNPFFAVEILKQLVQDGALSLVNGSWRANEARLRRVNISSTMLDTVMKRIDGLSARENQVLSCAAVIGRRFDIRLLFELLVGGSGAGEGFTHDEVVHIVDRAVAMQLLEADAQEKGKLFFVHDRIKEAFYNRIGEERRRALHLEIARTLERGGEHSAFDLVHHFTQAGDGEGVLRYALPAGKNAMASFANEDAIGYFAAMMKILEAEGGFESAHARTGPLLRECMKMTGELFLVTGRNDDVIALYTRLLPHLAAEQEKAWAYRQISYAYFKKGDFANSEKFGAQGLSLLGETLPLSMPAVIAGIFREFAVHLLLRLFPPAYRARRRPENLRLKLVIQFYHTLGWNYALSSLLKFVRSTLRMLNISEKSIGTSRELAISLLGLGMMYSAAPVRGLAMIYLKRGLDIARKIEDALYIAISKQLIGTHYSWAGDMEQSADWLGRAYADFRRIGDLWETGQTCNIMSVNQYYMSRYEECEKSLYEWIDISTKIRNDFGLSNAFANLVWVYVESGDYARAREYGQRAMELSRSQGIWFAHFLASAYMGYFYTETGDHVRALRMTEAARGLDRRHKFTLRVYAAPLYVYRAEALLRAYEDEHAAMEEGERGRRLAEIRAACAEAWKACRSWPAHLGPALRVRARFQALAGRPARAERLYRRAVEECSRAGRRFELAKTLLEFGLVLRVSGDRGKAAGRLESALRLFREIAARQYERKAAESAGAAAEERGPMQRLTDRQRLSSIIRISQDMSSILRLDVLLEHVMARAIEVTGAQRGYLFMHNERTGAIELRAAKNIGESGIPEYSQHIIEDVFRRGRAMITTNAGEDEALTEFRSVRDYGLKSILCIPVSRGERMIGVCYLDNPLSTGVFTDDDADLLSVFMTQAAISIENAGLYANLEEKVAERTLTIESQKQELENQITLAQKIQTALLPQKIPRIPGAELAFTYAPMMGVGGDFLDVLYDARRGLLGLFICDVSGHGVPAALLASMVKMSLHTWSDTLDSPAATLRSIQQALEGKMGSNFITACAGCLDLKSGKLALCSAGHPRPILVRRGGSLEIVQLKGRLILEDLKPEFDDRTILLERGDKLILYTDGITEARNENLVMMGDDAFFEMAGSLSGESPSRMCEGIYAQVREYTGEGRQIEDDLTILIVEFRAK from the coding sequence ATGACAAATCTCACGAACCGAATAATCAATGAACGATACCTCGTCGAGGACCTGATCGGGGAAGGCGGCATGAGCGTGGTCTACCGCGCCCGCGCCGTGGATAATCCCGGCAGGCTCTACGCGATCAAGATCGTACGGGACGCCGACTGCTCGCATCGCATCGAGGACGTGATCCGCTTTCACGCGGAGGCGCGGCTGGTCGCGCGCGTGAGCCATCCCGGCATCGTGAAGGTGGTGGAGGTGGGGGAAATCTCTTTGGACGGAGTCACGGGGGTTCCCTACATCGTCATGGAATATATCGATGGCGAAAACCTGCATGCCCTCATCAAGGAAGGCGCGCGCTTTTCGGTGGACGAGACGCTCCACATCGTGTCCCATTTGTGCGAGGCCCTGGCACACGTGCACGAGCTGGGCGTGGTGCACCGCGACCTCTCCCCCGGGAACGTGATGCTCGCCGCGGACGGGGCGGGCGGCAGGCGCGCCATGCTCATCGATTTCGGCCTCGCGCACGTGCGGGAGTTCAGCGAATCGGGCCGCGAGGCCGTAATCGGAACCTTCAGCTACATGTCGCCCGAGCAGAGCGGCATGATGCGCCGCGGCGTCGACGAGCGCTCCGATCTCTATTCGCTCGGGGTGCTCATGTACCGCCTGCTCGCCGGGATGCTCCCCTTTAGCGCGAACGACGTAAGCTCGCTCATTCACCTGCACATCGCCCAGCCTCCCGAGCCGCCCTCGCGCCGCGCGCCCGGCATCCCCATGGTGGTGGAGCGGATCGTGCTCAAGCTCCTGGAAAAGGAGCCGGAGAACCGCTACCAGAGCGCCCGCGGCCTGCAGCGGGACGTCCTGCGCGCGCTCTCGGGGGACCGCGATTTCATCCCGGGGAGCGACGACCGGCTGGAGCGCCTGAATTTTCGCACCAACCTGGTAGGCCGCGAGGCGGAGCTTGCGCGGCTTAAGACGCGCTGGAACGACCTGCTGCGCGGGAGGGGGTCGATATGCCTGATCGGCGGGGAGGCGGGCCGCGGAAAGACGCGCCTGGCCGAGGAGCTCAGGGCGCTCGTCATCGCCGGCGGAGGCACCTTCGCCGAGGGGAAATGCTTCGCCTCCGAGAACAAGAACCCCTACGGGCCCATCATTGACGCCGAAAACGTGTTTTTTAACAAGTTCGCGAGGATGAGCCCGGCCGAAAAGGACGCCGTGAGCGAGCGCGTGCGCGCCCGCTGCGGGGACCTCATGGGGCTGGCGCTCCGGCTTAACCCGCTCGCGCGCGAGATCACGGGCGACACGCCCTCACCGGTGGAGCTGGACCCCGAGCGGGAAAACCGCCGCTTTCTCATGGTGAACGCGGGGTTCATCCTCGCCCTGGCCGGCACGAATGCCCCGCTCGTGATTTTCCTGGACGACCTGCAATGGTCCGACGAGGGCAGCTTTTCGCTCCTGGACGAGATCGCCTCCTCGATCGCGCACGCCCCCGTGATGATCGTCGGGGCGTTCAGGGATAACGAAACGGGCGACGACCACGGCGTACAGAGGCTCATCCGAAGCGCGCGCGATTCCGGCCGGCCCCTCGAGCTGATGAGCCTGCCCCCGTTCGATCGGGAATCGGTCGCCGCCTTCATCGCGGGGCTTTTATACGAGGAGCGCGACCAGGTGGGGCAGATCGCGGACATCGTGTATAACAAGAGCATGGGCAATCCCTTTTTCGCGGTCGAGATACTGAAACAGCTCGTCCAGGACGGCGCGCTCTCACTGGTGAACGGCTCATGGCGCGCCAACGAGGCGCGCCTGCGCAGGGTCAACATCTCCTCCACGATGCTCGACACCGTCATGAAGCGGATCGACGGGCTCTCCGCGCGCGAAAACCAGGTGCTCTCGTGCGCCGCGGTGATAGGCCGCAGGTTCGACATCCGGCTCCTGTTCGAATTGCTGGTCGGGGGTTCGGGCGCGGGGGAAGGCTTCACGCATGACGAGGTGGTGCACATCGTGGACCGCGCCGTCGCGATGCAGCTCCTCGAGGCCGACGCGCAGGAAAAGGGAAAGCTCTTTTTCGTCCACGACAGGATCAAGGAGGCTTTCTATAATAGAATCGGGGAGGAACGCAGGAGGGCCCTGCACCTCGAGATAGCCCGTACCCTGGAGCGCGGGGGGGAGCATTCGGCGTTCGACCTCGTACATCATTTCACCCAGGCGGGGGACGGTGAGGGCGTGCTCAGGTATGCGCTGCCCGCCGGGAAAAATGCGATGGCGAGCTTCGCGAACGAAGACGCGATCGGGTACTTCGCCGCGATGATGAAGATACTGGAGGCCGAAGGCGGCTTCGAATCCGCGCACGCGCGCACGGGCCCACTCCTGCGCGAATGCATGAAGATGACCGGGGAGCTCTTCCTGGTCACCGGCAGGAACGACGACGTGATCGCGCTCTACACGCGCCTCCTCCCGCACCTTGCCGCGGAGCAGGAAAAGGCGTGGGCCTACCGGCAGATAAGCTATGCATATTTTAAAAAAGGCGATTTCGCGAATTCCGAGAAATTCGGCGCCCAGGGTCTCTCCCTTCTCGGGGAGACGCTTCCGCTCTCGATGCCCGCGGTGATCGCGGGGATTTTCAGGGAGTTCGCCGTACATCTCCTCCTCCGGTTGTTCCCTCCGGCCTACAGGGCGCGGCGCCGCCCGGAGAACCTGAGGCTGAAGCTCGTCATTCAGTTCTACCATACGCTGGGTTGGAACTACGCGCTCTCCTCGCTCCTGAAATTCGTGCGCTCCACCCTGCGCATGCTGAACATTTCCGAGAAGAGTATCGGAACCTCGCGGGAGCTCGCGATCAGCCTGCTGGGACTGGGCATGATGTATTCGGCGGCGCCCGTGCGGGGCCTGGCGATGATCTACCTGAAGCGCGGGCTCGATATCGCCCGGAAGATCGAGGACGCGCTGTACATCGCGATCTCCAAGCAGTTAATCGGCACCCATTATTCGTGGGCGGGCGACATGGAGCAGAGCGCGGACTGGCTGGGCAGGGCGTACGCGGATTTCAGGCGAATAGGCGACCTCTGGGAAACGGGGCAGACCTGCAACATAATGAGCGTCAACCAGTACTACATGTCGCGCTACGAGGAGTGCGAGAAATCCCTGTACGAGTGGATCGATATCAGCACGAAGATCCGCAACGACTTCGGGCTGTCCAACGCCTTCGCGAACCTCGTCTGGGTGTACGTCGAGAGCGGCGATTACGCGCGCGCGCGCGAATACGGGCAGCGGGCCATGGAGCTTTCGAGAAGCCAGGGCATCTGGTTCGCGCATTTCCTCGCGAGCGCGTACATGGGGTATTTCTATACCGAGACGGGCGATCATGTGCGCGCGCTGCGCATGACGGAAGCCGCGCGCGGGCTCGACCGCCGGCACAAGTTCACCCTGCGCGTCTATGCGGCCCCGCTCTACGTCTACCGGGCCGAGGCGCTCCTGCGCGCCTACGAGGACGAGCACGCGGCGATGGAAGAAGGCGAACGGGGACGGCGCCTTGCCGAGATCCGCGCTGCCTGCGCCGAGGCGTGGAAGGCCTGCCGGAGCTGGCCCGCGCATCTGGGCCCCGCGCTCCGGGTGCGTGCGCGGTTCCAGGCGCTCGCGGGAAGACCCGCGCGGGCGGAACGGCTCTACCGGCGTGCGGTCGAGGAGTGTTCGCGTGCGGGAAGGCGTTTCGAGCTGGCGAAGACGCTCCTGGAGTTTGGTCTCGTGCTGCGCGTGTCGGGGGACAGGGGAAAGGCAGCCGGGCGGCTCGAATCGGCGCTGCGGCTTTTCCGGGAAATAGCCGCGCGCCAATACGAGCGCAAGGCCGCGGAAAGCGCGGGCGCTGCCGCGGAGGAGCGTGGTCCCATGCAGAGGCTCACCGACCGCCAGAGGCTTTCGTCGATAATCAGGATCAGCCAGGACATGAGCTCGATCCTCCGGCTCGACGTGCTCCTGGAGCACGTAATGGCGCGCGCGATCGAGGTGACCGGGGCCCAGCGCGGCTACCTCTTCATGCACAACGAGCGTACCGGCGCCATAGAGCTCAGGGCCGCCAAGAATATTGGTGAATCCGGCATACCGGAGTATTCGCAGCACATTATAGAGGACGTCTTCCGGCGCGGCAGGGCCATGATCACCACGAACGCGGGGGAGGACGAGGCCCTCACCGAGTTCCGCAGCGTGCGGGACTATGGTCTCAAGTCGATCCTCTGCATTCCGGTTTCCCGGGGCGAACGCATGATCGGGGTATGTTACCTGGACAATCCCCTCTCGACCGGCGTATTCACCGACGATGACGCCGACCTCCTCTCCGTGTTCATGACCCAGGCCGCGATCTCCATTGAAAACGCGGGCCTGTACGCGAATCTGGAGGAGAAGGTCGCCGAGCGCACCCTAACCATAGAGAGCCAGAAGCAGGAGCTCGAAAACCAGATAACCCTTGCCCAAAAGATACAGACGGCGCTCCTCCCCCAGAAAATTCCGCGCATACCCGGGGCGGAGCTCGCCTTCACCTACGCGCCCATGATGGGCGTGGGCGGCGATTTCCTTGACGTGCTGTATGACGCGCGGCGGGGCCTGCTCGGCCTTTTCATTTGCGACGTGTCGGGACACGGCGTGCCTGCCGCCCTTCTCGCGTCCATGGTCAAGATGTCCCTGCATACCTGGAGTGATACCCTCGATTCGCCGGCGGCGACGCTCCGATCGATCCAGCAGGCGCTCGAGGGGAAGATGGGCAGCAATTTTATTACCGCGTGTGCGGGCTGCCTGGATCTGAAAAGCGGGAAGCTCGCGCTTTGCTCGGCGGGACACCCGCGCCCGATCCTCGTGCGCCGCGGGGGTTCGCTCGAAATCGTGCAACTCAAGGGACGCCTCATCCTTGAGGACCTGAAACCGGAGTTCGACGACCGTACGATCCTCCTTGAACGCGGCGATAAGCTGATACTGTATACGGACGGCATCACCGAGGCGCGCAACGAGAACCTGGTGATGATGGGGGACGACGCGTTTTTCGAGATGGCGGGGTCGCTTTCCGGGGAGTCGCCCTCCCGCATGTGCGAGGGGATATACGCCCAGGTCAGGGAATATACGGGCGAGGGGCGGCAGATAGAGGACGACCTGACCATCCTGATAGTCGAGTTCCGCGCGAAATAG
- a CDS encoding 4Fe-4S dicluster domain-containing protein, translating to MSDDIYLKLAEVLGSLPNGFPRAQNGADIDLLKKVFEPHEAELFCALKLRKETVDEIAMRTGRDEASLGERLGAMWERGLVDCDPSGPARRYGLVPWILGLYELQNKRLDEGFARLHAKYIKSVGPYFLAPRPHMMQVLPIEKELTPAHDATPYEQVSAIIERSVSFAVNDCICKKQMSFLNRACDKPREVCLSVSDKPDYFRGHPLVKRIITRGEALEILQRAEEAGLVHMTTNTRHGQFFICNCCGCCCVQLMAARFGLPDTVNAHYFARIDESRCKNCGTCSETRCPIKAIDAVENARRVNTARCIGCGLCASACPEKAIVLVRKEAALQAEPPEDEMDWYRAKARAQGLDITRFE from the coding sequence ATGAGCGACGACATCTACCTGAAACTCGCCGAGGTGCTCGGTTCCCTTCCGAACGGTTTCCCGCGCGCCCAGAACGGCGCTGATATCGATCTATTGAAGAAGGTCTTCGAGCCGCACGAGGCGGAGCTCTTTTGCGCGCTGAAGCTGCGTAAGGAGACCGTGGACGAAATTGCCATGAGGACGGGGCGCGACGAGGCTTCCCTTGGGGAGCGCCTCGGGGCGATGTGGGAGCGGGGGCTCGTGGACTGCGATCCCTCCGGCCCCGCGCGGCGCTACGGCCTGGTGCCGTGGATACTGGGACTTTACGAGCTGCAGAACAAGCGCCTGGACGAGGGTTTCGCGCGCCTGCACGCAAAGTACATCAAGTCCGTGGGGCCCTATTTCCTGGCGCCGCGCCCGCACATGATGCAGGTGCTCCCCATCGAGAAGGAGCTCACCCCCGCACACGACGCGACCCCCTACGAACAGGTCTCCGCGATCATCGAGCGCTCCGTCTCGTTCGCGGTGAACGACTGTATCTGCAAGAAACAGATGTCGTTCCTGAACCGGGCGTGCGACAAACCGCGCGAGGTGTGCCTCTCGGTATCGGACAAGCCGGATTACTTCCGGGGACACCCGCTGGTGAAGCGCATCATCACGCGCGGGGAGGCGCTCGAAATCCTCCAAAGGGCGGAGGAGGCGGGCCTGGTGCACATGACCACCAACACGCGGCACGGCCAGTTCTTCATCTGCAACTGCTGTGGGTGCTGCTGCGTCCAGTTAATGGCCGCGCGGTTTGGGCTCCCGGATACGGTGAACGCGCATTACTTTGCGCGGATCGACGAATCACGCTGTAAAAACTGCGGTACCTGTTCCGAAACGCGATGCCCCATCAAGGCGATCGACGCCGTCGAGAACGCCCGCAGGGTGAACACCGCGCGCTGCATCGGCTGCGGGCTGTGCGCATCGGCCTGCCCGGAGAAGGCGATCGTCCTCGTCAGGAAGGAGGCCGCGCTGCAGGCGGAGCCGCCCGAGGACGAGATGGACTGGTACCGGGCCAAGGCGCGCGCCCAGGGGCTGGATATCACGCGCTTCGAATAG
- a CDS encoding HAMP domain-containing protein produces MKITIKKLLIFASITILLVVIGLGLMSFTFEKGISSQAGEAFRFQDESLFFKSRLIDHLSWVNNLQESISMKKPFTGELDYHKCGLGKWYYSFKGSPAYLSLGDEQRGIIDAVEPFHIQLHESAAKIIAEENKAAAITIYANETKKNLEELRKLFDRHMAINDDMVKVNKAAMEGFSRTSGFLTITVILVLAALLGFGAVRVIRSITHSISVFSGGFSRAAEGDLTTSIELGSRDELGMLSLTFNDFIARVGEAVREMKEMAVTLTASSATLSSASVTFAETAQTQAANSEEITATVEEISAGMDSVANHAEEQFGSMGSLVGRIGELSRIIIEMGEQVKSSLDLSRGIAEKAKSGEATLAGMSDSMAKIRESSTEMTGILNIIGDISDKINLLSLNAAIEAARAGDAGRGFAVVADEISKLADQTASSVKEIGNLVRVNEQEIVHGKTDVEGTVSVISEIISGVGSVSTLMASIYDFMRRQMETNDQLARESGGVKERAGEIRNATAEQKTAVTEIVKSISNISALTQGVASNAEEISGNAEEISGMAETLKRRVDYFRV; encoded by the coding sequence ATGAAGATTACGATTAAAAAGCTGCTTATTTTCGCGTCTATAACTATTCTGCTTGTGGTCATTGGACTCGGCCTCATGTCGTTCACGTTCGAGAAGGGTATCAGTTCCCAGGCGGGGGAGGCGTTCCGATTCCAGGACGAGAGCCTGTTTTTTAAAAGCCGCCTGATCGACCATCTCTCCTGGGTGAACAATCTCCAGGAATCCATATCGATGAAAAAGCCGTTCACCGGGGAGCTGGATTATCACAAGTGCGGGCTCGGGAAATGGTACTATTCGTTCAAGGGATCGCCCGCATACCTGAGTCTGGGGGACGAGCAGCGCGGCATCATCGACGCGGTCGAGCCGTTCCATATCCAACTTCACGAATCGGCGGCGAAGATCATAGCGGAGGAGAACAAGGCCGCGGCCATCACCATCTACGCGAACGAAACGAAGAAAAATCTCGAGGAATTGCGCAAGCTCTTCGATCGTCACATGGCGATCAACGACGACATGGTGAAAGTCAACAAGGCTGCAATGGAGGGATTCAGCCGTACCTCCGGCTTCCTGACGATCACGGTGATCCTGGTTCTCGCGGCGCTCCTGGGGTTTGGCGCCGTGCGCGTGATACGGTCGATTACCCATTCCATATCGGTGTTTTCGGGGGGCTTCAGCCGGGCTGCGGAGGGGGACCTGACCACGAGCATCGAGCTCGGATCCCGCGACGAGCTGGGCATGCTCTCCCTCACCTTCAACGATTTCATCGCGAGGGTGGGCGAGGCCGTGCGGGAGATGAAGGAGATGGCGGTGACGCTCACCGCGTCGTCCGCGACATTGTCCTCCGCGTCCGTGACCTTCGCGGAAACCGCGCAGACCCAGGCCGCGAACTCGGAGGAGATCACCGCGACGGTCGAAGAGATATCGGCGGGCATGGATTCGGTCGCGAACCACGCGGAGGAGCAGTTCGGCAGCATGGGCTCGCTCGTGGGACGGATTGGCGAGCTCTCGCGCATCATCATCGAAATGGGGGAACAGGTGAAGTCGTCGCTCGACCTTTCGCGCGGCATCGCGGAGAAGGCGAAGTCCGGGGAGGCCACCCTCGCGGGGATGAGCGACAGTATGGCGAAGATCCGGGAAAGCTCGACCGAGATGACGGGCATCCTGAACATCATAGGGGATATATCGGACAAGATCAATCTCCTGTCCCTGAACGCCGCGATCGAGGCGGCGCGCGCGGGAGACGCGGGGCGCGGATTCGCCGTCGTGGCCGACGAGATTTCCAAGCTGGCGGACCAGACCGCCTCCAGCGTGAAGGAGATCGGGAACCTCGTGCGCGTGAACGAGCAGGAGATCGTGCACGGCAAGACGGACGTCGAGGGCACGGTGAGCGTTATCAGTGAAATCATAAGCGGGGTGGGCTCGGTAAGCACGCTCATGGCCTCGATCTACGATTTCATGCGCAGGCAGATGGAAACGAACGACCAGCTTGCCCGGGAATCGGGGGGCGTGAAGGAGCGCGCCGGTGAAATCCGCAACGCGACCGCCGAGCAGAAAACGGCGGTGACCGAGATCGTGAAGTCGATATCGAACATCAGCGCACTCACCCAGGGCGTCGCATCGAACGCCGAGGAGATATCGGGCAACGCCGAGGAAATTTCCGGCATGGCCGAAACGCTGAAGCGAAGGGTGGATTACTTCAGGGTGTGA